TTCGATAAATTTGCGATTGGTCCCGATGACAAGGATAAATTAACGACTAAAGCGATTCAAACGACTATTGATGAACATGCCAAACGGCAAACGGTTGAACCTAAGCCTAAGGATCAAGCGACCAAAAAATAGGCTAACCTAAAAATGACAAGTTTGAGACTTTCGTCTTAAACTTGTCATTTTTTTAGTTTATGGGTAAATGAACAACCTCGCTGAATAGTGCCAGTTCAGCGAATTGCTTAGTCGCTTCTAAATATTGTGCATACTTCTGAGCTAAATCTGGCTGAACCGCATTAGTTCCCGGTGTAAAATGAATCGTTTCAGTGTGAGCTACCACGGCTGTTTCATAATACCATTTTTTAAATTGAAGATAAGCCAAAGTTTCCTGTAAATCTGAAATTTTGGTTTTCAAGGTCTGCTCATGCGTCGTCAATAAGGCATAACGTTCATCCAGCGTCTGATCACCAGCTAGGCGTAACTGCACAAAAGTTGCAATATCCGCAACTGACACCCCGGCATTTTTCAAACACATGATCGTTTGCATCAGATGCAGATCATTCGCAGTGAATTGTCGTCGTCCGGCGGTATCCCGTTTGACGAATGGGAGTAAACCAGCCTTATCATAATAACGAATGGTATCGACCGTCACCCCTAATTGTTTGGCAACTGTTCCAATGCCAACACTCGTTAAGCCTCACTCCTTTAATCAGGTTACTATAACATAACCAAGTAACAATTGGTGCCGTTTAATCCGACTTTTATCCCCAGCAGCTAACTGTAATCAAGCATTAGCTGCTGCGTTAACAAGCCCATCAAGCCAAGCCTGATGGCCATTAAGCATCAGGTTAGGCGTTTGTTT
This region of Lactobacillus sp. CBA3605 genomic DNA includes:
- a CDS encoding SPJ_0845 family protein translates to MSLKVQRQDNLDKLFDKFAIGPDDKDKLTTKAIQTTIDEHAKRQTVEPKPKDQATKK
- a CDS encoding MerR family transcriptional regulator, whose protein sequence is MTVDTIRYYDKAGLLPFVKRDTAGRRQFTANDLHLMQTIMCLKNAGVSVADIATFVQLRLAGDQTLDERYALLTTHEQTLKTKISDLQETLAYLQFKKWYYETAVVAHTETIHFTPGTNAVQPDLAQKYAQYLEATKQFAELALFSEVVHLPIN